From Rhodamnia argentea isolate NSW1041297 chromosome 10, ASM2092103v1, whole genome shotgun sequence, a single genomic window includes:
- the LOC125316767 gene encoding polygalacturonase inhibitor-like, with amino-acid sequence MSPVRLLLLLLLLLPLLSSFLLRPASAVLCHPEDKEVLLRIKSALNNPYLLASWNPDTDCCYWYSLKCDRKTHRVISLFFLASDLPGQIPSAIGDLTYLQRLTLHKLSNFSGPIPKSFTKLAYLNFLTLSWLNLTGPIPSFLGQLKNLTSLDLSFNKFTGGIPASLSTIPGLGYLGLDRNQLTGKIPASLANLKGNNLYLILSHNSLSGDLPATFAGVDFGKLDLSRNRLQGDASLVFGRNKSTFLIDISRNQFEFDLSKVEFNESLTSLDMNHNKIYGSIPKAMAGLELQYLNVSYNRLCGEIPVGGRLQSFDYSVYFHNRCLCGAPLDSCK; translated from the coding sequence ATGTCCCCtgtccgcctcctcctcctcctcctcctcctcctgcccctcctctcctccttcctcctccgccCCGCCTCCGCCGTCCTCTGCCACCCGGAGGACAAGGAGGTCCTCCTCCGTATAAAGTCCGCCCTCAACAACCCCTACCTCCTCGCCTCCTGGAACCCGGACACCGACTGCTGCTACTGGTACAGCCTCAAGTGCGACCGCAAGACCCACCGCGTcatctccctcttcttcctcgcctCCGACCTCCCCGGCCAAATCCCCTCTGCTATCGGCGACCTCACCTACCTCCAACGCCTTACCCTCCACAAGCTCTCCAACTTCTCCGGCCCCATCCCAAAGTCCTTCACCAAGCTTGCGTACCTGAATTTCTTGACACTCAGCTGGCTCAACCTCACCGGCCCCATTCCCTCCTTCCTCGGCCAGCTCAAGAACCTCACCTCCCTCGACCTCTCCTTCAACAAGTTCACCGGCGGTATCCCCGCCTCCCTCTCCACCATCCCTGGCCTCGGCTATCTCGGCCTCGACCGCAACCAGCTCACGGGGAAGATTCCGGCTTCCCTCGCTAACCTCAAGGGGAACAACCTCTACCTCATCCTCTCCCACAACAGCCTCTCCGGCGATCTTCCGGCGACTTTCGCCGGCGTCGACTTCGGGAAGCTCGACCTGTCCCGGAACAGGCTTCAGGGGGACGCATCGCTGGTGTTCGGGAGGAACAAGAGCACGTTCCTCATCGACATCTCGAGGAACCAGTTCGAGTTCGACCTGTCGAAGGTGGAGTTCAACGAGAGCCTGACGTCCCTGGACATGAACCATAATAAGATTTATGGGTCGATTCCAAAGGCCATGGCGGGTCTGGAGCTGCAGTACCTGAACGTGAGCTACAACCGCCTGTGCGGGGAGATTCCGGTGGGCGGGCGGTTGCAGAGCTTCGATTACTCGGTGTACTTCCACAACCGATGCTTGTGCGGTGCTCCTCTTGATAGCTGCAAGTGA
- the LOC115730096 gene encoding cytochrome P450 93A3-like, whose amino-acid sequence MADLQGYILLFLVWLVSFILVRAVLNRYRAASRLPPSPRSIPILGHLHLLAPIPHQALHKLADHFGPLIHLWLGSMPCIVVSSAEMAKEFLKTHEACFSNRPCSTAVDYLTYGSQDFSFAPYGPYWKFMKKLCMSELLGGRTLDLLLPFRREEIDRFLSSMLKKAEEGEEVDVGRELIKVTNHVISRMTMNTRCSDNDDEASEVRKMVQETAELTGKFNLSDYIWFCKNLDLQGFGKRLKEVRDRFDAMTDRIIKEHEEARKIRNEGRGSETARDLLDILLDISEDESSEMRLTGENIKAFLLDIFAAGTDTSAITTEWALAELINHPEVLEKARREIDTVVGNARLVQEADIPELPYLQAIVKETLRLHPTGPLILRESSKACTVAGYEIPAKTRLFVNVWAIGRDPKHWEEPLEFRPERFLRDNNEAQMDVRGQHFQMLPFGSGRRGCPGTSLALQVVQTSLACMVQCFEWRVTGKVDMEEGPGITLPRARPLVCVPVARLHPFPSF is encoded by the exons ATGGCTGATCTCCAAGGCTACATCCTCCTCTTCCTAGTGTGGCTAGTCTCGTTCATCCTAGTCCGAGCCGTTCTGAACCGATACCGAGCCGCCTCTCGTCTCCCTCCGAGCCCCCGGTCCATACCGATTCTAGGCCACCTCCACCTCCTGGCTCCGATCCCCCACCAAGCCCTCCACAAGCTCGCCGACCACTTCGGACCCTTGATCCACCTCTGGCTCGGCTCAATGCCTTGCATCGTTGTCTCCTCCGCAGAGATGGCTAAGGAGTTCCTCAAGACCCACGAGGCCTGCTTCTCCAACAGGCCTTGCAGCACCGCGGTCGACTACCTCACGTACGGGTCGCAGGACTTTTCATTCGCGCCATATGGGCCGTACTGGAAGTTCATGAAGAAGCTGTGCATGTCGGAGCTCCTGGGAGGTCGGACGCTGGACCTCCTCCTCCCGTTCCGGCGTGAGGAGATCGACCGATTCCTCTCGTCGATGTTGAAGAAggcagaggaaggagaagaagtggACGTGGGAAGAGAGCTCATCAAGGTGACCAACCATGTGATTTCGAGGATGACCATGAACACGCGGTGCTCAGACAATGACGACGAGGCCAGCGAGGTGAGGAAGATGGTTCAGGAGACGGCCGAGCTCACTGGGAAGTTCAATCTGTCGGACTACATCTGGTTCTGCAAGAACTTGGATTTGCAGGGGTTTGGGAAGAGGCTCAAGGAAGTGAGGGATAGGTTCGATGCGATGACAGACAGGATCATCAAAGAGCATGAAGAGGCCAGGAAGATCAGGAACGAGGGAAGGGGGAGCGAAACGGCCAGAGATTTGCTTGACATTTTGCTTGATATCTCAGAGGATGAGAGCTCAGAGATGAGGCTGACCGGGGAAAACATCAAGGCATTCCTCCTG GACATATTTGCGGCGGGGACAGACACGTCGGCAATCACCACGGAATGGGCCCTAGCGGAGCTAATCAACCACCCCGAGGTGCTTGAGAAGGCGAGGCGGGAGATTGACACCGTGGTCGGGAATGCCCGGCTGGTCCAGGAAGCGGACATACCTGAACTCCCCTACTTGCAGGCAATAGTAAAAGAGACGCTGAGGCTCCACCCCACGGGGCCACTCATCCTGCGTGAGTCGTCCAAAGCCTGCACCGTTGCAGGCTATGAGATCCCGGCGAAGACCCGGCTCTTCGTCAACGTCTGGGCGATCGGGAGGGATCCTAAACACTGGGAGGAACCCCTCGAGTTCAGGCCGGAGAGGTTCCTGAGAGACAACAACGAGGCACAGATGGATGTGAGAGGTCAGCATTTCCAGATGTTGCCCTTTGGGAGTGGGCGGAGAGGGTGTCCTGGAACCTCGCTGGCGCTTCAGGTTGTGCAGACGAGTTTGGCCTGTATGGTTCAGTGTTTCGAGTGGCGAGTGACCGGCAAGGTGGACATGGAGGAGGGGCCCGGGATCACTCTTCCGAGGGCTCGTCCTCTGGTTTGCGTCCCTGTGGCTAGGCTCCATCCGTTCCCGTCGTTCTGA
- the LOC115732246 gene encoding cytochrome P450 93A3, with product MAFSQDYLLPLALCLLALILIRTLLAKPRTGARLPPSPRSLPVIGHMHLLAPIPHQALRKISASLGPLFLIYIGSNPCVVASSPETAQQILKTHESSFLNRPKRANADYLTYGSSDFTFATYGPYWKFIKKLCMTQLLGGPTLNHLLPVRSEEIGRFLKAIFEKAEAKQAVDVGVELLKLANNVISRMALSRRCCNDEDEADEVRTLVKEMGELAGKFNLSEAIWFCKNLDLQGFGKRLKDVRERYDEMMERIIRKHQEAREEGGERVKDLLDILLDIYEDESSEIRLTRENIKAFIMNIFGAGTDTSATTIEWALSELINHPDVIEKARQEIDSVVGRSRFVSEPDVPNLPYLQAIVKETLRLHPTGPLIARLSTEDSVVSGYDIPANTRILINVWALGRDPTHWENPLQFWPERFIQGEGVDEKGRQLDLRGQNFQLLPFGSGRRSCPGASLALHVIHTTLGAMIQCFDWKVDGYVDMEEGPGLSLPRAHPVVCVPVARIDPLPMK from the exons atGGCCTTCTCACAAGACTACCTCCTCCCCCTCGCCCTTTGTCTACTCGCCCTAATCTTGATTCGAACCCTCCTCGCCAAACCTCGAACCGGGGCTCGCCTCCCGCCGAGCCCGCGGTCCCTCCCCGTCATAGGACATATGCACCTCCTGGCTCCGATCCCCCACCAAGCCCTCCGCAAGATCTCTGCCTCCCTCGGGCCCTTGTTCCTCATCTACATCGGCTCGAACCCTTGCGTCGTTGCCTCCTCGCCGGAAACCGCCCAGCAAATCCTTAAAACCCACGAGTCATCCTTCCTCAACCGCCCCAAGAGGGCCAATGCCGACTACCTCACCTACGGCTCCTCCGACTTCACCTTCGCCACCTACGGCCCCTACTGGAAGTTCATCAAGAAGCTCTGCATGACCCAGCTCCTCGGCGGCCCGACCCTCAACCACCTCCTCCCCGTGAGGAGCGAGGAGATCGGCCGGTTCTTGAAAGCCATCTTCGAGAAAGCCGAGGCAAAACAAGCGGTTGACGTCGGGGTCGAGCTCTTGAAGCTGGCGAACAACGTGATATCGAGGATGGCGCTGAGCCGGAGGTGCTGCAACGACGAGGACGAGGCCGACGAGGTCAGGACGTTGGTGAAGGAAATGGGTGAGCTGGCGGGGAAGTTCAACTTGTCGGAAGCGATTTGGTTTTGTAAGAACTTGGATCTGCAAGGGTTTGGGAAGAGGCTGAAGGATGTCAGGGAGAGGTACGATGAGATGATGGAGAGGATCATAAGAAAGCATCAGGAGGCGCgagaggagggaggagagagagtgaaagaTTTGCTTGACATCTTGCTGGACATCTATGAAGATGAGAGCTCGGAGATTAGGTTGACCAGAGAGAACATTAAGGCCTTCATCATG AACATTTTTGGAGCCGGAACTGATACATCCGCAACGACCATAGAGTGGGCACTGTCGGAGCTCATAAACCACCCGGACGTCATCGAGAAAGCCAGGCAAGAAATCGACTCCGTCGTGGGAAGAAGCCGATTCGTATCGGAGCCGGACGTTCCGAACCTCCCTTACCTCCAAGCCATAGTCAAAGAGACGCTGAGACTCCACCCGACAGGTCCGCTCATCGCCAGGCTCTCGACCGAAGACTCCGTCGTCTCTGGATATGACATTCCGGCGAACACCCGGATCCTCATCAACGTGTGGGCCCTAGGCCGGGACCCGACCCACTGGGAGAACCCGCTCCAGTTCTGGCCCGAGAGATTCATTCAAGGAGAAGGAGTGGATGAGAAGGGACGCCAGTTGGATTTGAGGGGCCAGAACTTTCAGCTGTTGCCCTTCGGGAGCGGGAGGAGGAGTTGCCCCGGCGCGTCGCTGGCGTTGCACGTGATTCACACCACGCTCGGGGCTATGATCCAATGCTTCGACTGGAAGGTCGACGGGTATGTCGACATGGAGGAAGGGCCTGGCTTGTCGCTGCCCAGGGCTCATCCCGTCGTTTGTGTGCCGGTGGCTAGGATCGATCCGTTGCCGATGAAGTGA